Genomic window (Deltaproteobacteria bacterium):
CCGGGGCCTGCATTTTGACGACCCCGGCCAGATAATTCAGGAGTTCCGGTACGATGGTCATAAAGACGGCCCCGAAAATCGACCCGATGACACTGCCCAGGCCCCCGATGATAATCATGGCCAGAAATTGTATACTCAAAATAAAAGGGAAATGTTCCGGCGTTATGACCTTTAAAAAGCTCATCCAAAGGGCGCCGGTGATCCCGGCATAAAAGGAACTGATGGCAAAAGAGCTCAATTTGTAATGCAGGAGATTGATTCCAATAATTTCGGCGGACAGGTCTCGGTCCCGGATGGCGATAAAGGCCCGGCCCATGCGGGAACGAACCAGATTGCGGGCATAGCCCACGGCCAGGATGGCAAAAAAGAGGGTGATCCAATAAAAATCCTTTTCGGTAGCGAACTTAAAACCGCCGATCTGGGGCGGCGGGATATGGATGCCGGTGATCCCCTTGGTCATGGACTCCCAGTGAACGAAGACAAATTCAAAGATAAACTGGGAGGCCAGGGTAGCGACGCACAGATACAGGCCTTTGACCCGGAGGGAAGGCAGGCCGATGATCAAACCGGCCAGGGCTGAAACCAATCCGGCAAAGGGGAGAGAGGCCCAGAAGGAAAAGCCGAAGCGGCTGATCAGGATCGCCGAAGTATAGGCCCCGACCCCGATAAAGGCCGAGTGGCCCAGGGAAATCTGCCCGGTAAAACCGGTCAACAGATTCAACCCCACGGCCCCGATGACGGCAAAACCGATCATATTGGCTAGGTATAAAAAGTAGGCATTGGCCACGAAGGGAAAGATCAGCAGAAACACAAAAAACAAGGCTAAAAAAAACTTAACGAACCGCGATTGGAAGATCGCTTCGTCCTTCAGGTAGTTTTCTTTAAAATCGCCGCAGCGCATAATGTTTTCCCGATTAACCGGACCAGTGACAGGAGAATAAATGGATTTTTTTACTCGCCACTCGTCACCCGTTACTCGTCACTTCCCCTTAGACCCTCTCAATGAGCTTTTTCCCGAACAATCCGTAAGGCCGGAACATAAGGATCAAAACCAGAATGAAGAAGGGGGCCACGCTTTTAATGCCTCCTCCAACCAAAGGATCGATATAGAAGCCGGCCAAATTCTCCAGGACGCCTATAATCTATCCCCCGAGGATGGCCCCCCCGATGCTGTCC
Coding sequences:
- a CDS encoding branched-chain amino acid ABC transporter permease; translated protein: MRCGDFKENYLKDEAIFQSRFVKFFLALFFVFLLIFPFVANAYFLYLANMIGFAVIGAVGLNLLTGFTGQISLGHSAFIGVGAYTSAILISRFGFSFWASLPFAGLVSALAGLIIGLPSLRVKGLYLCVATLASQFIFEFVFVHWESMTKGITGIHIPPPQIGGFKFATEKDFYWITLFFAILAVGYARNLVRSRMGRAFIAIRDRDLSAEIIGINLLHYKLSSFAISSFYAGITGALWMSFLKVITPEHFPFILSIQFLAMIIIGGLGSVIGSIFGAVFMTIVPELLNYLAGVVKMQAPGYEQIFIPLKEVVFGGLIIAFLIFEPHGLAEIWNRIKSVFRLWPFSY